One part of the Roseomonas gilardii genome encodes these proteins:
- a CDS encoding FkbM family methyltransferase, protein MLPIRSEMLQSVVVNSIPTLPSSTVGRAQRPSPEPLEAPLAIPGAGRASGGGPSSWPGLRRLRVPVRLLRFILRHPLAGRHPAASLLRLLRWQIGGRLTGMPAVMPFVGPTRLLLQRGHSSATANLYAGLSDFAEMGFLLHLLRPGDLFADIGANIGAYTVLAAGVVGAEVLAFEPSPTTLPHLRDNLRLNELEGRVTLLPLALGERPGTLRLSARRGAANRVLLEREAEDGVHISVSTLDEILPHRTPLLLKLDVEGYEARVLAGATRLLARPGLQAVLVETMAHAERYGDSRGRIDTLLRGQGFAPFDYDPRRRALTPRDAPGDPNTLYLRQVNMVAARLATAPAVPVLGERF, encoded by the coding sequence ATGTTGCCAATCCGCAGCGAGATGCTGCAATCTGTGGTTGTGAATTCCATCCCCACGCTACCTTCCTCGACGGTTGGCCGCGCCCAGCGCCCGTCTCCGGAACCACTGGAGGCTCCGCTGGCGATACCGGGCGCCGGAAGAGCGTCCGGTGGCGGGCCGTCGTCCTGGCCAGGGCTGCGGCGCCTGCGCGTTCCTGTCCGGCTTCTGCGCTTCATCCTGCGGCATCCGCTGGCCGGGCGGCATCCCGCCGCCTCCCTCCTGCGCCTGCTGCGCTGGCAGATCGGCGGGCGGCTCACCGGCATGCCGGCGGTGATGCCCTTCGTCGGGCCAACGCGGCTGCTGCTGCAAAGGGGGCATTCCTCCGCCACCGCCAACCTCTATGCCGGGCTGAGCGATTTCGCGGAGATGGGCTTCCTGCTGCATCTGCTGCGTCCGGGCGATCTTTTCGCCGATATCGGCGCGAATATCGGCGCTTATACCGTCCTGGCCGCCGGGGTGGTGGGGGCGGAGGTGCTGGCCTTCGAGCCCTCTCCCACCACGCTGCCGCATCTGCGCGACAACCTGCGCCTCAACGAGTTGGAAGGGCGCGTGACGCTGCTGCCGCTGGCCCTGGGCGAGCGCCCCGGCACGCTGCGGCTCAGCGCGCGGCGCGGCGCGGCCAATCGCGTGCTGCTGGAACGCGAGGCGGAGGATGGCGTCCACATCTCCGTCTCGACCCTGGACGAGATCCTGCCCCATCGCACGCCGCTGCTGCTGAAGCTGGATGTCGAGGGCTACGAGGCACGGGTCCTGGCCGGGGCCACACGGCTCCTCGCCCGTCCGGGACTGCAGGCGGTGCTGGTAGAGACCATGGCCCATGCGGAACGCTATGGCGACAGCAGGGGGCGGATCGACACCCTCCTGCGGGGGCAGGGCTTCGCGCCCTTCGACTACGACCCGCGCCGCCGCGCCCTCACGCCGCGCGATGCGCCGGGCGATCCGAACACGCTCTATCTGCGGCAGGTGAATATGGTGGCGGCCCGCCTGGCCACTGCCCCGGCCGTCCCGGTGCTGGGGGAGCGTTTCTGA
- a CDS encoding ABC-F family ATP-binding cassette domain-containing protein codes for MTVLAIQDLTVRLAGRTLLDGASLQLDPGHKIGLVGRNGVGKSTLFRVLTGQLQADGGEVRFAARARMAYLAQEAPGGTDSLIDTVLEADTERAGLLAELEAGVEPLREAELHERLRAIGAEAAPARAATVLAGLGFDAAAQARPVGEYSGGWRMRVALARALFLEPDLLLLDEPTNHLDLEATIWLEGWLKRFAGAAIIISHDRDLLDRCVDGIAHLEGGKITAYPGGYGEFLRIRHERRAQQMAQNAKVAAERAHMQAFVDRFRYKASKARQAQSRLKALEKLPPIEAVTEDRVTPFVFPEPAEVAPPILTMMGASVGYDGRPILRGIDLRLDSDDRVALLGANGNGKSTLAKLIAGRMEAMGGEVRRTPRLKVGFFAQHQAEELNPEGTPLTHMQAALPKATETQCRGQLARFGLDEDRATTLVRDCSGGEKARLLLALCTRDAPQLLILDEPTNHLDMDAREALIRALADYGGAVVLITHDPRLVELVADQLWLVADGAVSSFDGDMEDYRNFLLERARPVARDTGPAKRDDRRERAEARAALAPLRERVKQIEKLLEKLRLEDGLIERKLADPEFYTKRKPADIAWANTRRAAIAREVEALEEEWLALGEKLEAA; via the coding sequence ATGACCGTCCTCGCCATCCAAGATCTTACCGTGCGCCTCGCGGGCCGGACGCTGCTGGACGGCGCCTCGCTGCAACTCGATCCCGGGCACAAGATCGGCCTCGTCGGCCGCAACGGGGTCGGCAAGTCCACCCTGTTCCGGGTGCTGACCGGGCAGTTGCAGGCCGATGGCGGCGAGGTCCGCTTCGCGGCGCGCGCCCGCATGGCCTATCTGGCGCAGGAGGCGCCGGGCGGCACCGACTCGCTGATCGACACGGTGCTGGAGGCCGATACCGAGCGCGCCGGCCTGCTGGCGGAGCTGGAGGCCGGGGTGGAGCCGCTGCGCGAGGCGGAGCTGCACGAACGCCTGCGCGCGATCGGCGCCGAGGCCGCCCCGGCGCGGGCCGCCACGGTGCTGGCGGGGCTGGGCTTCGACGCGGCGGCGCAGGCGCGGCCGGTGGGCGAGTATTCCGGCGGCTGGCGGATGCGCGTCGCCCTTGCCCGGGCGCTGTTCCTGGAGCCGGACCTGCTGCTGCTGGACGAGCCGACCAACCACCTGGACCTGGAAGCGACCATCTGGCTGGAGGGCTGGCTGAAGCGCTTCGCCGGCGCCGCCATCATCATCAGCCATGACCGCGACCTGCTGGACCGCTGCGTGGACGGGATCGCGCATCTGGAAGGCGGGAAGATCACCGCCTATCCCGGCGGCTATGGCGAGTTCCTGCGCATCCGCCACGAGCGCCGGGCGCAGCAGATGGCCCAGAATGCCAAGGTCGCCGCCGAGCGGGCACATATGCAGGCCTTTGTGGACCGCTTCCGCTACAAGGCCAGCAAGGCGCGGCAGGCGCAGTCGCGGCTGAAGGCGCTGGAGAAGCTGCCGCCGATCGAGGCGGTGACGGAGGACCGCGTCACCCCCTTCGTCTTTCCGGAACCGGCCGAGGTGGCGCCGCCGATCCTGACCATGATGGGCGCCAGCGTGGGCTATGACGGGCGCCCCATCCTGCGCGGCATCGACCTGCGGCTGGACAGCGACGACCGCGTGGCGCTGCTGGGCGCCAACGGCAATGGCAAGTCCACCCTGGCCAAGCTGATCGCCGGGCGGATGGAGGCGATGGGCGGCGAGGTCCGCCGCACGCCGCGCCTCAAGGTCGGCTTCTTCGCGCAGCACCAGGCGGAGGAGCTGAACCCGGAGGGCACGCCGCTGACGCATATGCAGGCGGCGCTGCCCAAGGCGACGGAAACGCAGTGCCGCGGCCAACTCGCCCGCTTCGGCCTGGACGAGGACCGCGCCACGACCCTGGTGCGCGACTGCTCCGGCGGGGAGAAGGCGCGGCTGCTGCTGGCGCTCTGCACGCGCGACGCGCCGCAGTTGCTGATCCTCGACGAGCCGACCAACCACCTGGACATGGATGCGCGGGAAGCGCTGATCCGCGCGTTGGCGGATTACGGCGGCGCGGTGGTGCTGATCACCCATGATCCGAGGCTGGTGGAGCTGGTGGCCGACCAGCTCTGGCTGGTGGCGGATGGCGCCGTGTCGTCCTTCGACGGCGACATGGAGGATTACCGGAACTTCCTGCTCGAACGCGCCCGGCCCGTGGCGCGCGATACCGGCCCGGCGAAGCGCGACGACCGCCGCGAGCGTGCCGAGGCCCGCGCCGCCCTGGCGCCGCTGCGCGAGCGGGTGAAGCAGATCGAGAAGCTGCTGGAGAAGCTGCGGCTGGAAGACGGGCTGATCGAGCGCAAGCTCGCCGATCCGGAATTCTACACCAAGCGCAAGCCGGCCGACATCGCCTGGGCCAATACACGCCGCGCCGCCATCGCGCGGGAGGTGGAGGCGCTGGAGGAGGAATGGCTGGCGCTGGGGGAGAAGCTGGAAGCGGCATGA
- the mtgA gene encoding monofunctional biosynthetic peptidoglycan transglycosylase codes for MSRLLGRAGGLAGGWVRLLLLLFLALPLATILTFRVLPVPVTPLMLIRSLQGQELHHDWVSYDAIAPSLAQAVIASEDNTFCIQSLGFDFPALRGQIETLLEGERPRGASTITMQTAKNLMLWPGRDPVRKLLESWLTPQVALLWPRQRVLEVYLNIVEFGPGIYGAEAAARAFFNKPASALTLRESTQLAVVLPSPLHWVANRPNTWLRQRAATIRARIGELGPLLDCTR; via the coding sequence TTGAGCCGTCTCCTGGGCCGCGCCGGGGGCCTGGCCGGAGGCTGGGTCCGGCTGCTGCTGTTGCTCTTCCTCGCCCTGCCGCTGGCAACGATCCTGACCTTTCGCGTGCTGCCCGTGCCGGTGACGCCGCTGATGCTGATCCGCAGCCTCCAGGGCCAGGAGCTGCACCACGACTGGGTGTCCTATGACGCGATCGCCCCCAGCCTCGCACAGGCGGTGATCGCCTCGGAGGACAACACCTTCTGCATCCAGAGCCTTGGCTTCGACTTCCCCGCCCTGCGCGGCCAGATCGAGACCCTGTTGGAAGGCGAGCGGCCACGCGGCGCCAGCACCATCACCATGCAGACGGCCAAGAACCTGATGCTCTGGCCCGGGCGCGATCCCGTCCGCAAGCTGCTGGAATCCTGGCTGACGCCGCAGGTCGCCTTGCTCTGGCCGAGGCAGCGGGTGCTGGAGGTCTATCTGAACATCGTCGAGTTCGGACCTGGCATCTATGGGGCGGAGGCGGCCGCGCGGGCCTTCTTCAACAAGCCCGCCTCGGCGCTGACGCTGCGGGAATCTACCCAGCTCGCCGTGGTGCTGCCCAGTCCGCTGCACTGGGTCGCCAACAGGCCCAACACCTGGCTGCGCCAGCGTGCTGCCACGATCCGGGCACGGATCGGCGAGCTGGGGCCGCTGCTCGACTGCACCCGCTGA
- a CDS encoding alpha/beta hydrolase has translation MRRRALLAAGTSGLVTATGGGPVQAAPTPMRRREWEMQAGGETDRPYRIYLAEPDATPPAEGFPLFLLLDGDGHFDPAVAALEARGDGAVIAAIGYPGRNRRELDYTVPAEPPIPEEGGAPAFLAFVRDKLLPRLAREARLDPADRSLFGHSYGGLFVLYALFRQPGLFRSHIAASPSIGYGQGTILPLEAGFEAAPPEIASRLRLLVTVGELEQPRPPAPITERARIARQVDRAHDLVDRLSKLGPAGPEVAFHLFPGETHQSVVDPAIRLGLDFALRR, from the coding sequence ATGCGGCGACGTGCGCTCCTGGCGGCGGGAACATCCGGCTTGGTGACGGCGACGGGTGGCGGCCCCGTACAGGCGGCGCCCACCCCCATGCGCCGCCGCGAATGGGAGATGCAGGCGGGTGGCGAGACGGACCGGCCCTACCGGATCTACCTCGCGGAGCCCGACGCCACGCCCCCGGCGGAAGGCTTTCCGCTTTTCCTGCTGCTGGATGGCGACGGGCATTTCGATCCGGCGGTGGCGGCGCTGGAGGCACGCGGCGACGGCGCGGTGATCGCGGCCATCGGCTATCCGGGCCGGAACCGGCGCGAGCTGGATTACACCGTGCCGGCCGAGCCGCCGATCCCGGAGGAAGGCGGCGCCCCCGCCTTCCTGGCCTTCGTCCGGGACAAGCTGCTGCCCCGGCTGGCACGGGAAGCGAGGCTGGACCCGGCGGACCGAAGCCTCTTCGGCCACTCCTATGGCGGCCTCTTCGTGCTCTACGCCCTGTTCCGCCAGCCTGGCCTGTTCCGCAGCCACATCGCGGCCAGCCCCTCGATCGGCTACGGTCAGGGCACGATCCTGCCGCTGGAAGCCGGCTTCGAGGCCGCGCCGCCGGAGATCGCATCCCGCCTGCGGCTGCTGGTCACGGTTGGCGAGCTGGAGCAGCCGCGCCCGCCCGCCCCGATCACGGAACGCGCCCGCATCGCCCGGCAGGTGGACCGGGCCCATGATCTCGTGGACCGGCTTTCGAAGCTCGGCCCGGCGGGGCCCGAGGTCGCCTTCCATCTCTTTCCCGGCGAGACCCACCAGTCGGTGGTGGACCCGGCCATCCGCCTCGGCCTGGACTTCGCCCTGCGGCGCTGA
- a CDS encoding DNA polymerase III subunit chi, translating into MAEIGFYHLTRTPLAQALPRLLGRVLESGGRAVVLCGGPERLAALDASLWLSTDPDWLPHGTPAVGHADMQPIWLTTEDEAPNGARFLFLVDGAESARLDRFDRVLDLFDGNDAEATEAARDRWRRAKAAGHALTYWQQGQRGWEKKAG; encoded by the coding sequence GTGGCTGAGATCGGCTTCTATCACCTGACGCGCACGCCGCTGGCCCAGGCCCTGCCGCGCCTGCTCGGCCGCGTGCTGGAAAGCGGCGGCCGCGCCGTCGTGCTCTGCGGCGGGCCGGAGCGGCTGGCCGCGCTGGACGCCTCGCTCTGGCTCAGCACCGATCCCGACTGGCTGCCGCACGGCACGCCCGCCGTGGGCCATGCCGACATGCAGCCGATCTGGCTGACCACGGAGGACGAGGCCCCCAACGGCGCTCGCTTCCTCTTCCTGGTGGATGGGGCCGAAAGTGCCCGGCTGGACCGTTTCGACCGGGTGCTCGACCTCTTCGACGGCAATGACGCGGAGGCCACCGAGGCCGCCCGTGACCGTTGGCGCCGCGCAAAGGCGGCCGGCCATGCGCTGACCTACTGGCAACAGGGGCAGCGCGGCTGGGAGAAGAAGGCGGGCTGA
- a CDS encoding GNAT family N-acetyltransferase produces MSAIRPAHPGEARRIAEIHVAAWRETYPGLLPEAVIAARTVEDGEALWREILADAAARPVLVLEEAPGAALLGFGACGPQRDAALREAGFPGEVTALYLLRAGQGLGHGGRMLRRMALALHGMGLWPFALWVLDGNRRARGFYERLGGQSVLERQASLSGHAVSETAYGWHRPPPDAPPGVTPRGA; encoded by the coding sequence ATGAGCGCCATTCGCCCCGCCCATCCCGGCGAGGCACGGCGGATCGCCGAGATCCATGTCGCCGCCTGGCGCGAGACCTATCCGGGCCTGCTGCCCGAGGCGGTGATCGCCGCGCGGACCGTGGAGGATGGCGAGGCGCTGTGGCGCGAGATCCTGGCCGATGCCGCGGCGCGCCCGGTCCTCGTGCTGGAGGAAGCGCCCGGTGCCGCGCTCCTCGGCTTCGGCGCCTGCGGCCCGCAGCGGGACGCGGCGCTGCGGGAAGCGGGTTTTCCTGGCGAGGTCACCGCCCTCTATCTGCTGCGTGCCGGACAGGGCCTGGGCCATGGCGGCCGGATGCTGCGGCGGATGGCCCTGGCCCTGCACGGGATGGGGCTGTGGCCCTTCGCGCTCTGGGTGTTGGACGGTAACCGGCGGGCGCGCGGCTTCTACGAGCGGCTCGGTGGTCAATCGGTGCTGGAACGGCAGGCCAGCCTGTCCGGCCATGCCGTCTCGGAAACCGCCTATGGCTGGCACCGGCCGCCGCCGGATGCCCCGCCCGGGGTGACGCCACGTGGGGCGTGA